A genomic window from Leishmania mexicana MHOM/GT/2001/U1103 complete genome, chromosome 14 includes:
- a CDS encoding putative kinesin, producing MNDVGGTSSPLYGNDGNGISSISVSQSLRQDDLPLLPNARPVAAASKSVGPVRRDMATGFRIVVAARIRPFTELEMHQWRQEGRAAAEERGDAAAGRKGSTRSASRQPFGPEHRSLNATLLVSTTHAGTTPSQELRGVPPDVSPASPNVDGVPLPVVEVESNGRTIVLLDPQRSSLDTKATAPVRNAFTYDYVYSSFTPRVELDSRLTGGLALSSTSVPRAAGGEPYIIDNTTEGASPTCASWPQLSAHTPEQERQAEAEQVAIYEQLAIPLVDAALQGYNTCMFAYGQTGSGKTYTMMGTAQHPGLIPRLCQLLLSQVAMLNAKVHGGCAASPSTRTAAVVLQLSYMEIYNEQVRDLLTQRPKNAILRYRSRFDKKDMESGEFRTLKVRHHPSQGVYVEGLTTVPVSTWAECEAFLQHGNALRTQYSTAMNAKSSRSHAIFQLQVTRREDTGGRVRGREVALEACSKINLVDLAGSERNAQSKTTGKHLAEANSINASLSTLRRVLDGLVNNCGSCNPQALTGGGKAKKSAVIPYRESLLTYVLSDNLGGNSLTVMCANVSPSASNISETESTLRYATLARSVVNHARLNEAPTALIIREMREQIKAMQEELRKAPNPAHVAELTEGILLSEQLLREMRGREKKYELQLQSSEAQQEKLRKAVASHQAGEAYWRAEAQRQQEESESLRSALVAMTTGSTAADAFGDTKARSTGRASKPCRVTPPDLSLRLPQLNQGTDANGARAAPTLRFSADDRCHDGEATSSARSPSKTKKKHSAKRHMGLTRGDGGIRRDTAAAYAAAGILYSPGASKRKPSVARGTPLSLMDLRENKCLPGAVLPHLRGGSSASAPCKARRENSRPPPEGMPQPLSRRSLSREWSQRFPHPPSQHPQRRRCSNRAPIRRPLLAVTPPSKQNKGDLSKLTAGITKEEAPEMPYTPAGCSGLSALHNGGSGAVAKDSDLDEAPSFYQTVTYLTAEGAALDGSSSVATSSRALSLTEGGENDQVVCAAVSSTGRQRPSQQRKPRCLDVLQLQNVALVLQQQQHADTPQSRSSGAVDEDCRLSPSPQLPPQQQQASNGGGGNVREAAKVDVRKTMHQQPAALLPAGEESDDECRYVQISDDNDDLKHTFERESDGDVAPTASHPRTFSSDDDAGIESGCSVFEGLTDTMPADSSRVYLGHHLPYSTVAAAVESAVASAAAAVAPSPEHALSSSVGRKLKQHGRAQIHASGSSPSCDHHYSTVGALSPQSYW from the coding sequence ATGAACGACGTAGGCGGCACAAGCAGCCCGCTGTACGGCAATGATGGGaacggcatcagcagcattAGTGTAAGCCAGTCCCTTCGCCAGGACGACCTGCCGTTGTTGCCCAATGCCCGCCctgtcgcagcagcaagcaAGAGCGTTGGACCTGTCAGGCGAGATATGGCGACAGGCTTTCGCATCGTTGTCGCCGCTCGCATTCGCCCCTTCACAGAGTTAGAGATGCACCAGTGGCGGCAGGAGGGGCGTGCGGCCGCGGAGGAGCGGGgggacgccgcggcagggCGGAAAGGTAGCACGCGCTCAGCCTCGAGGCAGCCGTTCGGGCCAGAGCACAGGTCTCTTAATGCCACATTGTTGGTTAGCACAACGCACGCTGGGACCACGCCCTCGCAGGAGCTTAGAGGTGTGCCTCCAGACGTGTCTCCGGCGTCGCCCAACGTCGACGGTGTGCCGCTACCCGTCGTGGAGGTTGAGAGCAACGGACGAACCATAGTCCTGCTCGATCCGCAGAGATCGTCGTTGGATACCAAGGCGACGGCACCGGTGCGCAACGCCTTCACGTACGATTACGTCTACAGCAGCTTCACGCCGAGGGTGGAGCTGGACTCAAGACTGACAGGGGGCCTCGCTTTGTCCTCCACCTCAGTACCGCGAGCAGCCGGTGGTGAACCATACATCATCGACAACACGACGGAAGGCGCGTCTCCTACTTGCGCGTCGTGGCCACAGCTttcggcacacacaccggaGCAAGAGCGgcaggcagaggcagagcaGGTTGCCATCTACGAGCAGCTCGCCATCCCCTTGGTagacgcggcgctgcaagGGTATAACACCTGCATGTTTGCCTACGGCCAGACAGGAAGCGGTAAAACGTACACCATGATGGGTACCGCGCAGCATCCAGGGCTAATCCCGCGACTCTGTCAGCTACTTCTCTCGCAAGTCGCCATGCTCAACGCCAAGGTCCATGGTGGCTGCGCGGCCTCGCCGTCCACGCGGACTGCGGCAGTGGTCCTACAGCTTTCGTACATGGAGATCTACAACGAGCAGGTGCGCGATCTGCTCACGCAGAGGCCAAAGAACGCCATCCTGCGCTACCGCAGCCGCTTCGATAAAAAGGAtatggagagcggcgagtTCCGCACGCTCAAGGTGCGCCATCACCCATCACAGGGCGTCTACGTGGAAGGGCTGACGACTGTACCAGTGAGCACGTGGGCCGAGTGCGAGGCGTTTCTTCAGCACGGcaacgcgctgcgcacgcagtACAGCACGGCGATGAACGCGAAGTCAAGCCGCTCGCATGCAATTTTTCAGCTTCAAGTGACGCGGCGCGAGGACACGGGAGGCCGCGTGCGGGGGCGCGAAGTGGCGCTGGAAGCATGCAGCAAGATCAATCTCGTCGATCTGGCCGGCAGCGAGCGCAACGCGCAGTCCAAGACCACCGGCAAACACCTTGCAGAGGCAAACAGCATCAAcgcttctctctccaccctGCGACGGGTGCTGGACGGACTGGTAAACaactgcggcagctgcaacCCGCAGGCGCTCACTGGCGGCGGCAAAGCCAAGAAAAGTGCTGTAATCCCGTACCGGGAGAGCCTGCTGACGTACGTCCTCTCCGACAACCTCGGCGGCAACAGCCTCACCGTCATGTGCGCAAACGTCTCGCCCAGCGCGTCGAACATCAGCGAAACGGAGTCGACGCTGCGTTACGCCACGCTTGCACGCAGTGTCGTCAACCACGCGCGGCTGAACGAGGCACCGACAGCCCTCATTATTCGCGAGATGCGCGAGCAGATCAAGGCGATGCAGGAGGAGCTTCGGAAGGCCCCGAACCCGGCCCACGTcgcggagctgacggagGGTATCCTGCTGAGCGAGCAGCTTCTACGCGAGatgcgagggagggagaagaagtATGAGttgcagctgcagagcagcgAAGCGCAGCAAGAGAAGCTGCGGAAGGCAGTGGCGAGCCACCAGGCTGGGGAGGCGTACTGGCgtgcagaggcgcagcggcagcaggaagAATCAGAGTCGCTGCGCTCCGCCCTTGTGGCTATGACGaccggcagcaccgcggcagaCGCATTCGGCGACACGAAAGCGAGGTCGACAGGGCGTGCGTCAAAGCCGTGTCGTGTGACACCACCggatctctctctccgccttcccCAGCTGAACCAAGGCACCGACGCGAACGGTGCGAGAGCCGCGCCTACGCTGCGCTTTTCTGCCGATGATCGTTGCCATGATGGCGAAGCGAccagctccgcgcggagcCCCTCCAAGACCAAGAAGAAGCACTCGGCGAAGAGGCACATGGGGCTAacccgcggcgacggcgggaTCAGAAGggacaccgccgctgcttaCGCCGCGGCAGGAATTCTCTACTCGCCTGGGGCGAGCAAGCGTAAGCCATCCGTGGCGCGTGGcaccccgctctctctcatgGACCTCCGCGAGAACAAGTGTCTCCCCGGTGCCGTGCTGCCTCATCTCCGCGGGGGCAGCTCCGCCAGTGCGCCGTGTAAGGCGCGCCGCGAGAATAGTCGGCCCCCACCAGAGGGgatgccgcagccgctgtcgCGTCGCTCCCTGTCGAGGGAGTGGTCGCAGCGGTTTCCGCATCCACCATCCCagcacccgcagcgccgccgctgttcaAACAGAGCCCCCATCCGGAGGCCGCTGTTGGCAGTGACACCGCCGTCGAAACAGAATAAAGGTGACCTATCGAAGCTCACGGCAGGCAtcacgaaggaggaggcaccgGAGATGCCCTATACCCCCGCTGGATGCTCGGGGCTCAGTGCGCTGCATaacggtggcagcggcgctgttgcGAAGGATAGTGACTTGGATGAGGCTCCGTCCTTCTACCAGACCGTCACCTACCTGACTGCGGAAGGAGCGGCCCtagacggcagcagcagcgttgcAACGTCATCACGCGCCCTGTCCCTCACAGAGGGTGGCGAGAACGACCAGGTtgtgtgcgccgccgttAGCAGCACGGGTAGGCAGCGTCCTAGTCAGCAGCGCAAACCTCGCTGCTTggacgtgctgcagctgcaaaATGtcgcgctggtgctgcagcagcagcagcacgcagacacaccgCAGAGCCGTAGCAGTGGGGCGGTGGATGAGGATTGCCGGTtatcaccgtcgccgcagttaccaccacaacagcagcaggcgagcaacggcggtggcggtaaTGTCAGGGAAGCGGCAAAGGTGGATGTCCGCAAAACTATGCACCAGCAGCCAGCCGCTCTGCTCCCCGCCGGGGAAGAGAGCGATGATGAGTGCCGGTATGTGCAGATCTCCGATGATAATGATGATCTGAAGCACACGTTTGAAAGAGAAAGTGACGGCGATGTGGCGCCCACGGCATCGCACCCCCGAAccttcagcagcgatgacgaTGCCGGCATAGAGAGCGGCTGCAGTGTTTTCGAGGGTCTCACCGACACGATGCCAGCCGACAGCTCACGTGTGTATTTAGGGCACCATCTCCCCTACTCgaccgtcgctgctgccgtggagAGCGCCGTGGcatccgcggcggcggcggtggcacctTCGCCGGAGCATGCACTCTCCTCATCGGTTGGCCGGAAGCTAAAGCAGCACGGGAGGGCCCAAATACACGCGAGCGGGTCATCCCCGTCGTGTGATCACCACTACTCTACAGTGGGTGCACTGAGCCCGCAGTCGTACTGGTGA